One Xenopus tropicalis strain Nigerian chromosome 8, UCB_Xtro_10.0, whole genome shotgun sequence genomic window carries:
- the fgl1l gene encoding fibrinogen-like protein 1-like protein, which produces MGWIWSKEAAYVYLLGSMLGSYSCQSVLVANNHLLPGNADSIMNGKETVFFRDCSELLYKSQGIATDGLYIIQPADVQIVVLCIMQDGGWTVIQHITANSSLDFDRGWEDYKFGFGSVLGDHWLGNEYMHQLTQPQGFQKLGIRLVNVEGDIKWGVYDPVLIESEDSQFRLRLGLYRGSATDALTRDTEAYVHDNQKFTTRDRDNDNYIHNCAKLEYEGIAGGGWWYDACAGANLNRRNVIYWQKDCTKETLCKYATMMLQSNWNKGYGKRENCQKDEL; this is translated from the exons ATGGGCTGGATATGGAGTAAGGAAGCAGCCTATGTATATCTGCTTGGCTCAATGCTGGGATCCTATTCCTGCCAATCTGTGCTTGTGGCTAATAACCACCTCCTGCCTGGAAATGCTGACAGTATAATGAATGGAAAAGAGACAG ttttttttagagACTGTTCAGAACTTCTCTATAAGTCCCAAGGCATTGCAACAGATGGCTTATATATAATACAACCAGCAGATGTTCAAATTGTTGTTCTTTGTATCATGCAAGATGGTGGATGGACGGTTATCCAGCACATCACTGCAAATAGCAGCTTGGACTTCGATCGTGGTTGGGAAGACTATAAGTTTGGCTTTGGTAGTGTCCTTGGAGACCACTGGCTGGGCAATGAATACATGCATCAGTTAACCCAGCCCCAAGGCTTTCAGAAACTGGGCATCAGACTTGTAAATGTGGAAGGGGACATAAAGTGGGGCGTGTATGATCCAGTCCTTATTGAATCAGAGGATTCTCAGTTCCGACTGCGTTTAGGACTGTACCGTGGTTCTGCCACTGATGCTCTTACACGTGATACTGAAGCGTATGTCCATGACAACCAGAAATTTACCACTCGTGACCGAGACAATGACAACTATATCCATAACTGTGCCAAGTTAGAATACGAGGGCATAGCCGGAGGAGGGTGGTGGTATGACGCCTGTGCTGGGGCAAACCTTAACCGTAGGAATGTTATTTATTGGCAAAAGGACTGTACCAAAGAGACACTGTGTAAATATGCCACCATGATGTTACAATCTAACTGGAATAAGGGATATGGGAAGAGAGAGAACTGCCAAAAGGATGAGTTATAG
- the emc7 gene encoding ER membrane protein complex subunit 7 precursor (The RefSeq protein has 2 substitutions compared to this genomic sequence), with protein sequence MPAVALGVSVGWRSLSLWLLALLQLCSADLDVLSPGSGSDKFKVEGRAVVPGVRPQDWVNTARVLVDGEEHVGFLRTDGSFVVHDVPSGSYVVEVISPAHRFEPVRVDITSKGKMRARYVNHIKTSEVVRLPYPLQMKSSGPPSYFIKRETWGWTDFLMNPMVMMMVLPLLIFVLLPKVVNTSDPEMRREMEQSMNMLNTNPELPDVSEFMTRLFTSKSSSKSSGSGKAGKSVGKRR encoded by the exons ATGCCGGCCGTAGCTCTTGGGATCTCTGTTGGATGGCGCAGCTTTTCGTTGTGGCTGCTGGCGTTGCTGCAGCTTTGCAGCGCGGATTTGGACGTCTTGAGTCCGGGGTCTGGCAGCGATAAATTCAAGGTGGAGGGCAGGGCTGTGGTGCCTGGGGTGAGGCCGCAGGACTGGGTGAACACTGCTCGGGTGCTAGTGGATGGCGAAGAACACGTCGGCTTTCTGCG gACTGATGGCAGTTTTGTTGTTCATGATGTACCATCTGGCTCATATGTGGTAGAAGTTATTTCTCCAGCTCATCGCTTTGAACCAGTTAGAGTGGACATCACATCCAAGGGTAAAATGAG GGCCAGATATGTTAATCACATCAAGACTTCAGAAGTTGTGCGGCTGCCTTACCCTCTTCAGATGAAATCCTCTGGGCCTCCATCTTATTTTATTAAGAGGGAGACTTGGGGCTGGACTGATTTTCTGATGAACCCAATG GTAATGATGATGGTTTTGCCACTGCTAATCTTTGTGCTGCTGCCCAAAGTTGTGAACACCAGTGACCCCGAAATGAGAAGG GAAATGGAGCAATCCATGAATATGCTGAACACCAACCCAGAACTGCCTGACGTTTCAGAATTCATGACCAGACTTTTCACCTCCAAATCATCAAGCAAGTCCAGTGGGAGcggaaaagctggaaagagtgtaGGGAAGAGGAGGTAG